Part of the Falco rusticolus isolate bFalRus1 chromosome 2, bFalRus1.pri, whole genome shotgun sequence genome is shown below.
GCTTTGACTGATAAAATTGGGGTGCAACTGTGAAGTCTGAGCCTGTAAAATGCCGAATGCTGGCAGCTGTTACTGTCTTCCAGGGAGTTATTTGTAGGAGGAAGGATGCAGGATCTATCTCTGGTAATGAATGATGGTTTTCTGTGCCCACCCATGATGCTCGCAGCATTTGTGTACTGCCTGTTTAAATACGCCAGATGGATCAGGAGCTTTTTGCTTGCAACCTGGAGGCCTTTTTGCTTGCAACCTGGAGACCTGGGGTCTCCTCACTGGCGAGGCTGATGGAGATGTGACTAGGGAGGACACATGTCTGAGAGCAGCAGTGTTGTTGAGACTCACCAAAGTTATTTCTCCTCCCAGACACTTGTGGGGTGGTCGGGCACTTGCAGGCAATGCCATGATAGCCTGGCTGGTCTCTTCCAGCCTTTCTGCTCTTGCACACAGCTAGCCAAATGTTCAGGCATACTTTAGATATCAAGGTTGCTATTCTGCTCCTGTACAGGAAGGACAATAGATACCTATCCACAATATAGACCCTCTCAGATCACAAACATAGGATCTCTTGTTTCTCTGGGCTTCGTCTGTGTGTGATGACTGAGCGAGCGGGCGAGCCTGTGGCTGTGTTGCTCTGACAGGCACCTGGGTGCTGCCACTCTCCTGTGAAGCCATAGGAAGTGTTTCATGATTCAAGATAAGAAAGACCTTCACTTCCTCCTTCTGTGCTCGtagggctgagctgctgccgAGGCTGCAACATCCACCCCGACAGCCTGCTTGCAAAATGGACCAGGAAACCGTGGGAAGCGTTGTCCTGCTCGCCATTGTCACCTTGATAAGTGTTGTCCAGAATGGTAAgacaaaaataagcatttatttaaaggCTAAAAGGGAGCTGGGAAGAGTTCGGGATGATGTATGCTGATCTGATCTTTGGCTAGATAACCTCTGGTTGTAAGTGTGCCTAGGCATGACTTTGgctttggaaattattttcaaagcatgTGATTTTGCATGCCATTGTCGCAGTGTCTTGGCAGTGACATGGTCCTACTCTGTGCTATTCTAGAGTGAATTTGTTGTACATATGCCAGCTAATGAAAGGACTAATATACTGGGGTACCCtgtgaaaatatgtattttgatttGAGGACCGAGACCTCCTTTCCTGGCTGAAGCCCCTGATGTGGGCCGCCaaggctgctctccagctggaACCCCgccgccatgggcaggggccAGGGCCCCGGGGCGCTGCGGTGGCTCAGACCTTTGCACAGAGTTTGGTCAATGGGGCAAAACTCCGTCAACTCATTGCAGGATTCTGTTTGGGTTATTTGTGGACAGGCAGATCTCCTGTATTCCCACATGTCCACATCCTACAGTCCAACTAATCTCAATTAACTGCGGTCCTAAGAACACTGCGCATTTCCTGCAAGGGAGAAGTTTCCATTTTTAGCTCTTATTCAGACCTCTGTAGTCTCAActgttcttcagcattttttaaataatacaacAAGTTTCAAATTTCTCTCTTGTGCAAATCTGATTTCAACTTGATCATAATCTCTTACAAATACTTAATCACTTTAGCAGGAAATTCTGCCCAGAGTACTGAGAAGGGAGTGAGTTTTGCCCCAGCTGCACTGATATTACCCAGGTTCAAGAAGAGTCAGAAGTGGGATGAGGGGCTGATGCAAATGCTGAAAATCTCCTGTGAAGGCTTCTTGGTACGAATGGGAGATTCCCACTGAGTGCAAAGTCCACATTTGGTCCTAGGAAATGGGCTGTTcttgggctgctgcagagaggggaAGTGGTGGGAGCCTCAACACAAGCCTGGctgcaagggagaaaaaaaaaaaaaaaaagatgcagactGGTTTAGTTTCGACATAGACACTAAATGCCACATCGTTTACCCCAATACTGTTTTCTGGTAAATGCACAGCATGTGACATTACCAGAATATGGCACATTGAGATCACAGCACATACTGCAATTGAATGTgtcaaatatatatttcttgCTATTTAAACAAATGGCTTTATATTCAGGGTTTTCTCCTCTGACTCTGAAACTTGGGCATTTGCCTTCCAGCCTGACACACGCTTTTATCTCATGGAAATTTGTCTGTGAGATTATTGACCCAACTGCTGCAAGCAGGCAGCACGATGCTTGGCAGAGAACTTAGCATGCCAAGCACGAGTGGCACACAGCCCTAAGCCATGATTTCAGACCTTGCatcatctgttttccttctcccaggaTTTCTGTCTAGAAAGACCATACTGACATGCAGTTCTGCAATGAATGCAATAATTAAGGCAGTAGAAATGCTTGTCAAGGGACATCAGTTGTACTGAACTCTTGCTATGGCTCTggttcagcaaagcacttggGCTTCAGCTTAACTGTCTTTAAGTACATGAAGTCAATATGATGCAAATTCGGGTTTGTATGCTTTTCTGCATCTGGTGCAGGATTAGAAAATAGTCTGGGTGAATGCTGTTATTCCTGAAGCTGGAGGTGGGCTGTGGTGCTGCCCCAGTCTGATGTCTATTTACTGCCACTTTCTTCAGGTTGGGAATCTCCATATCCCACAGAATGACTCTTGCGGCCGGATGCCACTGAGTCATGCCTTTAgctttaggttttggttttgcatcaGAAAGATGTTGCAATTCATCAGCTTTCAGGATTCACCAGCTTTTACTCCTCAGTATCTCTGAAGTGAGACAAAGCCTGTTCCTCATCCACAGTGTGGGTGTACATGATAACCCTACCGTGCCTTTGCCCTACTGTCCAGTCCTTTGGCCCAGGATCCATACACCGTATCAGAGACGGCAAAAGCTTCCAGGACAGATGCCTGGAACTCCACAGCCAGATCCTTCCCTGGAgacccagcacccccaggcctGCCCAGCTCTCATCCTAGATGCTGTGCACCTGGAGTGTCACCACTGGCACTTCCAAGCTCTTGTCCTTGGTTACAGCTGTCATGTTGGACATGTCTGTGTTCAGCCTGATGGCTCTCAGCATCGCAGAGCCTCTCTGCAGTGGCTTGCTGGCATTTGGGAAGTGGCAGCACCTGCTGCAGTGGTgagatttatatatatatgtatatacagcTTACTCTCGGCTTTCTCTGAAGCTGTGGCATCTTCTAGTAATTTCACATACATGctaaaaggaagagagaaggtaTTGTGCATATCCCGGTGAGCCCATGCAGTCCCAGACCTGCAGGAAGTGGTTTCTCATCACTGCAGCTTTGCACTGGACAAAACAATGCCGTTCAACCTAGTCCTCTTCAACTAGGTCCTCCTAGACCCTCTGAGCAGGTTAATAACCCCATGCCAAAggctggggtggtgggcaggTGGAGATGCTGAGAGCTTGCAGTGCCTGTGCCACTGGATGGTGTTGGCTCCGGGTCCCCCAGGGCCAGGTCCTCCAGGAGCCAACCAGTGCTCCGtgctggtggcagtgggagGGTCTGTAGCTTGGCTCAGGGTGGGGACGCTGGCTTAAAGCACTGTGGGTTTTCCAGCACTGTGGGTTTTTCCAGAGAAAGAATGTATGTACCTAGGGAATCACTCAgtttaggaaagcaaaaaacTCAGTAGCTTGTAGTGAAGGCAATGGAAGTACAAAGAACATACTTACAGCATCAGTAAGGGGATAAAAGAGGTGACTTCACATTCCAGGGATGAAATCCTGCAGCTTATCAAGTCACATTTCTACTGCTATAATAACATCTTTCCTGATGGGTTATCTTTTATATATAACTTTTGTTAATATTCTAAACCATAGGGTGATTTGGGTACACTGAGATGGGATGCACAACAATACAAAGCTTGCAGCTTGTAGCCTGTTGGGGCTCTGTCTGGTGTATTTAGACACATGATTTAATGGTCTCTGGTTTGGTGTCATCAGATAAAATGTGTTTGTCAAGCATATGACACATTATCTTGAGGTGCTGCGTTTTTGCGACAGCTAGCACCCTAACACAACACTGTTGCTTTAAAGGAGGATACACACAAGATGGGCAGAGCGAGGTCAGCCCTCAGGACCAGGTTTTCAATGGGCCTTTCTGGAAAAtagagcagccctgcaggatgTCCCTGGTTTGGCAAATGGGTATCACTAAAAGAGAATAGATTCCCTTGTCTCCCTGCTCTGTTAGAGGCTGAGATCTGAGGTTGGCAGCTCTGACTGGAAAGCTTTGTCCCCACTGAGGGCTCAAAGGGCCGAGTCAGGATTGTACttctgcagcagagagaggTGCAGGCTGCCAGAAGTGCCGTGTGGGAATGAAGCAGGGCTCAGAGATGAGGGCAGGCTACCAGTCACGTACAGGCATGTGGGGATGTCTGAGGTCACATCGCACTGCACCCTTGTGCAGAGGGTTCGATTATACCTTGGTGACAGATCTAACATGCTGGCCACATCCTGCACCCCTGCACACCCACCTCCTCTCCTGCCATCCAGCCTGGATGCTCATGAGAATAGAGCTGAGCCTACAAAGCCCAGCTTCTGCAATAACTCCAAGTTACATCTCAGGTTGAATACTTTGtgttttttaacagctttttttgctAGCAAAGTGGAGCATGAAAGCAAACACTGCAACGGCAAGGGGTTCCAGCGGCCAGGATCCTCTGCCTTTGACCGCGTCTACACTGCCAAGTGAGTAGGCAAGCTGTGAGGAGCCGGTGATGGCAGAGCGGGGTTTGTCTCTCTCTTCGTTAGGGTTTAATACAAACCCTTTTGGCGTCCAGAGGTGGGCTCCAAATGCCCTCAGATGAAGGCTTTGGCTGCATTCCCTTGCTGTGTGCATTGCGGCTGTGTTCAGACCCATGGTTTTCCAATATGGTGAACCCAGCTCCCTTCTGGACATCACGTACCATACTTATATTGGACTTACAGCCCTGATGAGTACCATGGCCCTTCATTTGGGAACCAGTTCACCCAGCAGTAGCTAATGCTGGAAGCGTGATACCAGCACAGCCAATGTTCCCAAGGGCACTGCATCTCAAAAGGAAAGAGCTGGCAGAGAAGTGCCAGCTTGCTGAGGAGCAGGTTGGTGGCAAAGCTCATACAAACCCCTCAGTTCAGGCAGCTCGGTCAGCACGTGGCTCTCCACTTCTCCACCACACTTGTACCTCTTGTCTTTGACATCCCTTCAGAAAGATCAGAGGGGAAAATTGATTCCAacccaggaaagaaaagaacataaaatatttattattaccCGTGAAGTACTGAAAATGTGCTTGAGACTGGATGGAATGTCCAAGTGCTGCCCTTCACAAGTGTGCAACCCCTGCCAAGGGCAGGGTGCTTCCCCCTCAGACAGCATTGCCAACTGGATGAGGCAGCTGGAAACCACTCCTGTTCCCCTGCAAAGACACGTTAACTCTGTGAGATGCTCATGTTTGTGGTGTGATTCTCCTTTTGTTGGTCGCATGCAGCTTTCAATGCCAATAACTTGATTAATATGACTTAATTATGAGAATTTTCCAAGCCAATAAAGCACACGGCATCTATTATACACGTGCCATAATCAAACCTGttaagaggaggaaagcagctttCGCAGGTGCCAGGCATGTGTGTGGAACGGTTTGTTTGCCTCATTGGGCAGGACAAAGGCATCCATTATCCGGGGGaggaagcagggaaggagaccGGGGGTGAGGCAGCCGCGGTTTTCAGGCATGGACatgccagccagcccccagcagctgcctgctgcggGCAGCTCAGGGGCCTCCCACCGCTCCGCAGTAAAAACCCACCTGCAATGGTGTTAGCACAGCCCTAATTCACACCCCACCATTCTTTGCTGGTGTAATGTTGATTTTGTGTCTATTTCCCGTGTTCTGACCTCTGTCATATAAATTCCTTCCCAGCCAGAACTGCGGACATGCGTACCCTACGTTTCTCGCTGTGCTTTGGTGCGCTGGCCTTCTCTGCAGCCAAGGTAACACtcatttagggtttttttcctttcatccttgCACCGCTTTCAGCAAGGGATGGTGGGTGCTTTGGAGGTTACACTTCCAGGGACCAAATCCTCCTGCAGCGGGGGAACCTGTCTCCCCCGTCTGTCCTGCAGCTACATATGCGGTGGCAGCGGCAGCACACTCCTGGCACGGTTTATGCCAACAGATGTGTTCCCAGACATGATTCAGGACAGTCCAGGCCAGGGACAATTCCCATACAGGCATTACAGGTGAGATCCCTGGGTTTTTAGTGGAGGGTTTAGTATTTGGATGCCGGATGCCACATTATTCACCCTCGGGACTCAAAACGGGCTCATTTGACTAAActgccagagctgccagccCTTCCCAGTGCTGAGGGCAGCCCAGGAGTATGTACCTGCACTTCTAAATATGATCGCCTTGAATGCAATTTGAGGTTACCTAAAGTTGAGTACTTTCCTGGGGTCTGTGGCTATTctttctggaaaagagaagTTTCCTGACCAGGAGAAGGGGGCTTTTCCCTGCAGGTCTGGGGAAAACTAGGATTAGTGGGGAAAGCCCCTTTTTTTGTGCTCAGAAATGAGTACAGGACCATAGTGCTGTCCTCTACCTGCTCCTAGACTAGCACATCTAttggctgctgtttctttccagtgaaGACAGTGCCTGAGCTGGCACCCTCCTCCCTGAGCCCAGCGTGACCCACACTGGGTTTCTGACAGGGACGAGTGtgtgctcagcactgggcaAAGCTGTGTGCAGTATTATACccaaaaagttttcagaaaagtcaGAGCGAGGGCAAAGCAAGTGCTTGGTTTCCCATGCAAAGGTCTCCATCCCGATTCCAGAGCTCATCCTGAAACCCAGGGCTGCAGGTTCCCCTTTCCCAGTCTGGCCCAGGCAGCAGGTGAGGACATTAGGTACAGTGACACCTGGGCTGGGGTTTCTAACACCTTGCTTTACCCGTtacccagctcctgctgcctttgctggcCTGATGTACTTGTTTGTGAGGCAGAAGTACTTTGTGGGCTACCTCGGGGAAAGGACTCAGAGGTAAGGACTTGCAGTGCCTCTTTGCAAAATCTGGGATGCAATGGCAGCAGAACCAGATGCTGCCACTTGTACAGGCACAGCTGCCGGCTCATGGTGCTGCTTGTGATGGGTGCTTGCATGGGGTAAGGCAGGAAAGCCCTACTCTTCTGGGTGCATGGGGAGAGCTGTGGGAGAcgtgcagcagcactggggtcaggggagctgcaggaacGGAGCGGCTGCTTCGGCAGCTTCTGCCCACAGCCTCTGCAAACACACAAATTTGCATGTTCGTGCTACTATTTGTGCAAGATCATCCTTTGCTATTAATAAAGCTCATTACACACATGTGGAACAAGGTCATCCCAGCCTGTGATGGCTGAGAAGACATACAAGTCCCTCTGAATAGCCGCTTTAGCAAGCAGCAGCTTACGCTGAGCACGGCAGGCCAAAGCCAGACCCAAATGCATCCTGAAAATGGCATTTCAGACCTTGCAGCTGCCTTGCAATGCCAGACAGAGCAGCAATTTGCCCCCCTGTCTCAGTGCCTGAGGTCTTTCAGCTGGTCTCAACAGCAGACTCCGAAGCCTGAGGACTTCTCCCGTGAGGTGATGTATGTTAATGACTTGCTTTCCACTCTTTCTGTCTCCTCAGCACTCCCGGTTACTTGTTTGGAAAGCGCATCATATTGTTCCTGTTCCTCATGTCCGTGGCTGGAATACTCAACTACTACCTCGTCTTCTTTTTTGGAAGTGACTTTGAAATGCATATAAAAACGATAACCAGCGCGATCTCCCCGTTGCTGCTCATACCCTagctccctgcagcactgagagGGTCAGCATGGCTAATGTATCAATACCCAGAAGCAGCTATAATTCAACTGTTTAAGAAATGAACCTGTAACCCTTTTAGATTGCTGTAAATCTCATGCTTGATGGGCTTTGTAGTTTGATTTAaccttgctttttccttcaggaaaaagatTTATCGTGAGCACTCAGCGTGCCCAAGGAATGGTAACAACTTCCAGTTAATTCTTTagagttttttctttaacctgCAGTTTACAAGCTGATTGCATGACTGGAAGGGGCATTGTATGCTTGCTTCATAACTGCATTGTACTTAGCTTTAGTCCCCAAACACAGGAGCCTCTCAGAATCGTCCCTGACCGATGACTCCTGCAGTTATCCTCATGCACAGGCACAGCCTCTTGCCAGCATCCTGCATGCCCCTGCTCACACAAAGACACGGACCAGCCTCTTCACCTACCATTTCCCTCCCACTTGTTGATGACTGagctcccactgctgcaggaagaTGGCAAATTGGTCCCTGTCTGGTCTTCCTTGATAAATATTCATGTGCGTAATGCTCCTGACACTGATCTCATTTGCACTTCAGCCTTTTTGTTCTCCCAGAGCTGTGGAAAGGGATCTTGCGTAAATGAGAAGCTGGTTTATTGACAGTGGGGttggatttgttttgcttggctttgtttaataaaacagtttaaaaggATGAAATTTGTTTGATCCCATCTTCTTTGCCTGCTGCATGATCCTGACGCCCCATGGCTCAGCAGCTGGCCGGTGAGCGCAGCAAGAGGAGCAGTGCCTGGCTCTTTGTGCAAGCTGCTAATTGCCCTGGGCACAGCCTCGCAAGGACGCAAGTTTAACAACTCCCTCTCTATTAGCAAGTtcaattttcttcctctggcaCTAACAATGTGCCCCTACAAGTCCGTAC
Proteins encoded:
- the LOC119143661 gene encoding arachidonate 5-lipoxygenase-activating protein, with protein sequence MDQETVGSVVLLAIVTLISVVQNAFFASKVEHESKHCNGKGFQRPGSSAFDRVYTANQNCGHAYPTFLAVLWCAGLLCSQAPAAFAGLMYLFVRQKYFVGYLGERTQSTPGYLFGKRIILFLFLMSVAGILNYYLVFFFGSDFEMHIKTITSAISPLLLIP